From a region of the Tiliqua scincoides isolate rTilSci1 chromosome 4, rTilSci1.hap2, whole genome shotgun sequence genome:
- the ARAP3 gene encoding arf-GAP with Rho-GAP domain, ANK repeat and PH domain-containing protein 3 isoform X2 produces the protein MRPHCCVDSDIADWLSIIHLERYQGTFKQHGYYSVRDVSSLGKEDLQKLGITATGHRKRILKLVQQTQLLVGDQSGHMAGDSHYRSGKCADSLNRPKAEENNDINTNKEVLAEPISGFNVDHDSVNHNQHLPPDKEPALLVTKPVPKPRTVFPRAHQAARPEHVSLPPPRTSVCKLSSCSEQAPGMLNTLDGFDAGKSTTDSKRLEIISGQQAQPRGIVPGISLPPQSGPQENNSGAALHSFVHLRETSPEARHEPETSFSNPPTSSVCKIQPADTIPTESVPKATQVQPAAALSKPTSSQDRKETVSNGAYDGTEFLSLPSKESQPSTQTADLAMQNGTVTMENAISLGQQSQDLHHTPQGFAHRSGPVEDLISPYCEGIFGHCWSAQEQGTTSLDWQEYEELPVCASNQGEEVPMNRITNVEEKSQVTKMALSESGSYSTVNAPQAKSSLFRLSDHLYPDETLDDLTISPYASYASLSERPPTVLCGWLDKLSPQGNYVFQRRFVRFDGKNLMYFSNEKEPYPKGVIPLSVIEMVPASKDNKFQVFTSHRIFVFRAESEAQRNEWCSTLQQKVTEQRLLYPRPCLRSTAHLQKFGYLELKGFKSKLFVALILAEMWLYKSEQFFKMGIALCLIEMPGTSIREAKGRNFELITPFKIFSFGAESEREKREWMEALQNSIAETLYDYEVAEKIWSNKANRFCADCHALSPDWASVNLCVVICKQCAGQHRSLGSSISKVQSLKLDTSIWSNEMVQLFIMLGNEQVNRFWAAHLPPSEALYPDASAEQRRDFITCKYRYGHYRLPHPQYSSQESVLQALCAAVSGPGLLKTMLQFFATTVEAEAGGGNVTLMGKPWCNTASDQQARYPGSLGVSDQNPEGIYNEITQPVAHCGYLYKAPAMTKLTVTKKSREDFQRVWCSLEKSLLFHETDRSFEPLGKLEKTDVLSLGVNRMDPLASPGSSDRLQFMLDLYLSCDRVQQLGADGPDKLQSWASAIGKWFTPLSCHCLLGYEFQRVGRLCYKSMLNPSQWLQGFFILQKSHLFICPGEEGAAEDSINLRQLQELSVAPLAEDPEKKETLILVEMGRTFYLQGTSRLDFSTWCMAIQASAGGQGNALRDQQLSRSGIPIIVNSCIAFITQYGLQHEGIYRKNGAKSRIKVLMEEFRRDARNVKLRINDNFIEDVTDVLKRFFRELEDPVFTTYLHPQWKEAAEISQKSQRLEQYKQLINRLPHLNNRTLGALIGHLYRVQKCVDLNHMSTKNLALLFAPSLFQTDGKGEHEVKVMEDLIDNYVHIFNIDENQVSQMDLENSLITTWRDVQLSQAGDIILEVYLEQKNLDCCVTLKVSPVMTAEELTNQVLEMRNVAASLDIWLTFEVLENGELERPLHPKEKVLEQALQWCKLPKPSSAYLLVKKVPIREGSCLFTGAKRESPKCGLLKCREELPKLLGSKFQERYFVIRDRKLLLLKEKRV, from the exons ATGCGCCCCCACTGCTGTGTGGACTCTGACATTGCGGACTGGCTTTCCATTATTCATCTGGAGAGATATCAGGGCACTTTCAAGCAACATGGATATTACTCAGTGAGGGATGTGAGCTCTCTGGGTAAGGAGGACCTGCAGAAACTTGGCATCACTGCCACTGGGCACCGCAAAAGAATCCTGAAATTAGTTCAGCAAACCCAGCTGCTTGTGGGAGACCAAAGTGGACACATGGCTGGAGATAGTCATTACAGATCTGGTAAATGTGCAGATTCTCTGAACAGGCCTAAAGCAGAGGAGAATAATGACATTAACACGAATAAAGAAGTCTTGGCAGAACCTATTTCTGGCTTTAACGTCGACCATGACTCTGTGAATCACAACCAACATCTGCCACCAGATAAGGAACCAGCTCTTCTTGTGACTAAGCCGGTACCCAAACCCAGGACCGTGTTCCCTCGTGCACACCAAGCAGCCAGACCAGAGCATGTCTCTCTGCCACCACCACGAACATCTGTGTGTAAACTCAGTTCTTGCTCTGAACAGGCTCCGGGAATGCTTAATACCTTAGATGGATTTGATGCAGGAAAAAGCACCACAGATTCTAAGAGGCTTGAGATAATCTCAGGGCAACAGGCTCAGCCAAGAGGGATAGTCCCAGGCATCAGCCTGCCACCCCAGAGTGGACCGCAGGAAAATAACTCAGGAGCTGCTCTGCACTCTTTTGTTCATCTAAGGGAAACAAGCCCTGAGGCCAGGCATGAGCCTGAAACTTCTTTTTCTAACCCCCCAACATCCTCTGTCTGCAAAATCCAACCTGCTGACACCATCCCAACAGAGTCTGTTCCAAAGGCTACCCAAGTGCAGCCTGCAGCTGCCCTCAGCAAGCCAACCTCCTCACAGGATAGGAAAGAGACGGTGTCGAATGGTGCTTATGATGGAACTGAATTTTTATCATTGCCATCCAAAGAGAGTCAGCCCAGTACGCAGACAGCAGACCTAGCTATGCAAAATGGGACTGTGACCATGGAGAATGCAAT CTCCTTAGGACAGCAGTCCCAAGATCTCCACCACACACCACAGGGATTTGCCCACAGATCAG GGCCTGTGGAGGACCTTATCAGTCCCTACTGTGAGGGCATCTTTGGGCATTGTTGGTCTGCCCAGGAGCAG GGTACAACTTCCCTCGATTGGCAGGAATATGAAGAATTGCCAGTGTGTGCATCAAATCAAGGAGAAGAGGTGCCCAT GAACAGAATCACCAATGTGGAAGAAAAGAGCCAGGTCACTAAAATGGCTCTGAGTGAATCTGGGAGCTACTCTACAGTGAATGCTCCACAGGCCAAAAGCTCTCTTTTCAGACTCTCTGACCACCTGTATCCTGATGAAACTCTAGATGACCTAACTATCTCCCCCTACGCCAGCTACGCTTCACTGTCGGAACGCCCACCCACTGTGCTCTGTGGCTGGCTGGACAAGCTTTCCCCACAGGG GAACTACGTCTTTCAGCGACGCTTCGTCAGATTTGATGGGAAAAACCTCATGTACTTCAGCAATGAGAAG GAGCCGTATCCTAAGGGTGTGATTCCTCTCTCTGTCATTGAGATGGTGCCCGCCAGCAAAGACAATAAATTCCAAGTCTTCACTAGTCACAGGATCTTTGTCTTCCGAGCTGAAAGTGAGG CCCAGCGGAATGAATGGTGCAGCACCTTGCAGCAGAAGGTGACTGAGCAGCGACTGCTTTATCCTCGGCCGTGCCTCAGGAGTACTGCTCACCTCCAGAAGTTTGGCTACCTAGAGCTCAAGGGCTTTAAGTCCAAACTCTTTGTGGCCCTTATCCTGGCTGAGATGTGGCTGTACAAAAGTGAGCAG TTCTTTAAAATGGGCATTGCCCTCTGCCTAATCGAGATGCCTGGCACCAGTATCCGAGAAGCCAAAGGCCGCAACTTTGAGCTCATCACCCCTTTCAAGATCTTCAG TTTTGGTGCCGAGTCTGAGCGAGAGAAGCGGGAGTGGATGGAAGCCCTGCAGAACTCCATTGCTGAGACCCTATATGACTATGAGGTGGCTGAGAAGATCTGGTCTAACAAAGCGAACCGGTTCTGTGCTGACTGTCATGCCCTGAGCCCCGACTGGGCTTCCGTGAACCTGTGCGTGGTGATCTGCAAACAGTGTGCAG GTCAACACAGGAGTCTGGGCTCAAGCATTTCTAAGGTGCAGAGTCTGAAGCTGGACACCAGCATCTGGAGCAATGAGATGGTTCAG CTGTTCATCATGTTGGGGAATGAGCAAGTGAACAGGTTTTGGgcagcacacctcccaccctcAGAGGCCTTGTATCCTGATGCCAGTGCTGAGCAGAGACGAGACTTCATCACCTGCAAGTACCGCTATGGGCACTACCGCTTGCCACACCCTCAGTACAGCAGTCAGGAAAGTGTCTTGCAG GCTCTGTGTGCAGCTGTATCTGGGCCTGGATTGCTGAAGACAATGTTGCAGTTCTTTGCAACCACTGTAGAAgcggaggcaggaggaggcaatGTCACTTTGATGGGCAAGCCCTGGTGCAACACTGCATCGGATCAGCAAGCAAGGTATCCAG GCAGTCTTGGTGTGTCGGACCAGAACCCAGAAGGAATTTACAATGAGATCACACAGCCAGTTGCCCACTGCGGCTACCTGTACAAGGCGCCAGCCATGACAAAGCTCACTGTCACCAAGAAGAGCAGAGAGG ACTTTCAAAGAGTCTGGTGCTCGCTGGAGAAGTCTCTCCTCTTCCATGAGACTGACAGGAGCTTTGAGCCACTTGGGAAGTTAGAAAAGACTGATGTGCTTTCACTGGGTGTGAACAGAATGGATCCTCTGGCTAGCCCTGGCTCCTCAGATAG GTTGCAGTTCATGTTGGACCTGTATCTGAGCTGTGATCGAGTGCAGCAGCTGGGGGCTGATGGGCCAGACAAACTGCAGTCCTGGGCCAGCGCCATTGGCAAG TGGTTCACCCCTCTCAGTTGTCATTGCTTGCTGGGCTACGAGTTCCAAAGGGTAGGCAGGCTCTGCTACAAGTCAATGTTAAATCCCAGCCAGTGGCTGCAAGGCTTCTTCATCCTCCAGAAATCCCACCTCTTCATTTGTCCAGGAGAAGAGGGGGCAGCTGAGGACAGCATCAACCTGCGGCAGCTGCAGGAACTCA GTGTTGCTCCCCTTGCTGAAGATCCAGAGAAGAAAGAGACGCTGATCCTAGTGGAAATGGGGCG GACATTTTATCTTCAAGGCACTTCCCGATTAGATTTTTCCACGTGGTGCATGGCTATCCAGGCCTCAGCAGGGGGCCAGGGGAATGCCTTGCGTGATCAACAGCTCAGCAGGAGTGGCATCCCCATCATTGTGAACAGCTGTATCGCCTTCATTACCCAGTATG GGCTGCAACATGAAGGTATATATCGGAAGAACGGAGCCAAGTCCCGCATCAAGGTTTTGATGGAGGAGTTCCGGCGAGATGCCCGAAACGTCAAGTTGCGCATCAATGACAATTTCATTGAGGATGTAACAGATGTGTTGAAGAGGTTTTTCCGGGAGCTAGAGGATCCTGTCTTCACAACATACTTGCACCCCCAATGGAAAGAGGCTGCTG AAATCTCTCAGAAGTCCCAGCGATTGGAGCAATATAAGCAGCTGATAAACCGCTTGCCCCACTTAAACAACAGGACCCTGGGTGCTCTGATTGGCCACCTGTACCG AGTACAGAAATGTGTTGACCTTAACCATATGAGCACCAAGAACCTAGCTCTGCTCTTTGCACCCAGCCTCTTCCAGACAGATGGAAAAGGGGAGCATGAGGTCAAGGTGATGGAGGACCTGATTGACAACTATGTTCACATTTTCAAT ATTGATGAGAACCAGGTGTCGCAAATGGATCTGGAGAACAGTTTGATTACTACTTGGAGAGATGTGCAG CTGTCACAGGCTGGTGATATCATCCTTGAGGTTTACTTGGAGCAGAAGAACCTGGACTGTTGTGTTACTCTTAAG GTGTCTCCTGTAATGACAGCAGAAGAACTGACAAATCAGGTGTTGGAGATGCGAAATGTGGCAGCCAGCCTAGACATCTGGCTCACTTTTGAAGTCTTAGAAAATGGGGAGCTAG AGCGCCCTTTGCATCCCAAGGAGAAGGTACTGGAGCAGGCTCTACAGTGGTGTAAGCTGCCCAAACCCAGCTCTGCCTATCTGCTAGTGAAAAAGGTGCCCATCAGGGAAGGCAGTTGCCTCTTCACTG GTGCCAAACGAGAGAGCCCAAAATGCGGTCTGTTGAAGTGCCGCGAGGAACTGCCCAAGCTCCTTGGGAGCAAGTTTCAGGAGCGCTACTTTGTCATCAGGGACCGcaagctgcttctgctgaaggAGAAACGGGTATAG